In one window of Ruminococcus hominis DNA:
- a CDS encoding helix-turn-helix domain-containing protein: MGEKFTSRVGYLIRNFRIASELTQKELADKCGLNESTIRNYELGNRYPDEATLLNIARNLGVSFYALADPDVANIFSALHVLFDIEWAYGLRPTIKDGEVCFKFEERLPSAGPRPQKDLDNFKKMVEYWARLRDKLEDDEITETEYYLKEIKFPMNPIDSDKEYTVSLNLDDDDQLLVQNMNEDEKAGETAELLKDLFPDFSYVKRKRKPKKE, from the coding sequence ATGGGCGAGAAATTCACCAGCCGTGTAGGCTATTTGATTCGAAATTTCAGAATTGCATCCGAACTGACGCAAAAGGAATTAGCAGATAAATGTGGATTAAACGAATCCACCATTCGAAACTATGAACTTGGAAACAGATATCCGGATGAAGCAACTTTATTAAATATTGCAAGAAATCTAGGGGTCAGCTTTTATGCATTAGCTGACCCTGATGTAGCAAATATATTCAGTGCACTTCATGTGCTGTTTGATATTGAATGGGCATATGGATTACGGCCCACTATAAAAGACGGAGAAGTTTGCTTTAAATTTGAAGAGCGGCTTCCAAGTGCCGGTCCCCGCCCACAGAAGGATCTTGATAACTTCAAGAAGATGGTTGAGTATTGGGCACGCCTACGAGACAAGCTGGAAGATGACGAAATAACCGAAACGGAATATTATCTCAAAGAGATAAAATTTCCGATGAATCCGATAGATTCGGATAAGGAATATACTGTTTCATTAAATCTTGACGATGACGACCAGCTATTGGTTCAGAATATGAATGAGGATGAAAAGGCTGGAGAAACTGCTGAGTTGTTAAAAGACTTGTTCCCAGATTTCTCTTATGTGAAGAGAAAGAGGAAACCGAAGAAGGAATAA
- a CDS encoding DNA cytosine methyltransferase — MAYAIDLFCGAGGMSEGLIQAGFHILFSSDINSDVQRTYMNRHEQLGLHQGVNTYFHRGDIRELNGDMIRESIQNLEIFRGQDIPEIDAIFGGPPCQGFSRAGRRDPNDPRNMLFREYVRVISEVRPKYVVLENVTGFTDTRFYGFVGATGHQYEDGELVPDILRNELDLIGYHTLEPRILNAAHYGVPQRRNRIIVMAYRNDMVAPAYPEATHTDETALTITDAISDLIRDDNVRNQVHINDNEFQVRSREGRTPDINGNTISSNGIIHNNEVSTHQQIISERFALFREGEDGAALKNRVMSEGIDIANSPALIAHCVEKMGIDAEAVVELFRAGNVSRENTDILLTKKNIRTRLDRTRPSATVMTIADDYISPFEPRTFTVRELARMQSFDDSFEFLGKRTTGGLRRRVEVPQYSQVGNAVPPLLARAIATEIMRVLEV; from the coding sequence ATGGCTTATGCAATAGATTTGTTTTGTGGTGCTGGTGGAATGAGTGAAGGTCTTATTCAAGCAGGATTTCATATTCTTTTCTCTAGTGACATTAATTCTGATGTTCAGCGAACATACATGAATAGACACGAACAGTTAGGATTACATCAAGGTGTAAATACTTATTTCCATAGAGGAGATATAAGGGAACTGAATGGAGATATGATTAGAGAATCCATTCAGAATTTGGAGATATTTAGAGGACAGGATATTCCAGAGATAGATGCAATATTTGGAGGTCCACCTTGCCAAGGATTTAGTAGGGCTGGGAGAAGAGATCCTAATGATCCAAGAAATATGTTGTTTAGAGAATATGTTAGAGTAATTAGTGAAGTGCGTCCAAAGTATGTTGTTTTAGAGAATGTAACAGGATTCACAGACACAAGATTTTATGGCTTTGTCGGTGCGACAGGACATCAATATGAGGATGGGGAATTAGTGCCAGATATACTCCGAAATGAACTTGATTTGATAGGATATCATACATTAGAACCGAGAATTTTAAATGCGGCTCATTATGGTGTGCCGCAGAGGAGAAATCGAATAATTGTTATGGCGTACAGGAATGATATGGTTGCTCCTGCATATCCAGAAGCAACACATACTGATGAAACGGCTTTAACTATTACAGATGCTATAAGTGACTTGATTCGGGATGACAATGTTCGTAATCAGGTACATATAAATGATAACGAATTTCAAGTGAGGTCAAGAGAAGGACGTACACCAGACATTAATGGAAATACAATTAGCAGTAATGGAATTATACACAATAATGAAGTATCTACACATCAGCAAATCATTTCTGAACGATTTGCACTTTTCAGAGAAGGAGAAGATGGAGCGGCATTAAAAAATCGTGTTATGTCTGAAGGAATAGATATTGCAAATTCTCCTGCATTGATAGCGCATTGTGTAGAGAAGATGGGGATTGATGCTGAAGCAGTTGTTGAACTATTTAGAGCAGGCAATGTTAGTAGAGAAAATACAGATATTCTGCTAACCAAAAAGAATATTCGCACTAGATTGGATAGAACTAGACCGTCAGCTACAGTTATGACTATTGCGGATGACTATATTTCGCCATTTGAACCGAGAACATTTACAGTAAGAGAGTTGGCACGGATGCAGTCGTTTGATGATAGTTTTGAGTTTTTGGGGAAAAGGACAACCGGCGGATTGCGAAGACGTGTAGAAGTTCCTCAGTATTCACAAGTTGGAAATGCTGTACCGCCATTATTAGCGAGGGCGATAGCAACTGAAATAATGAGAGTTTTAGAGGTATAG
- the cas1c gene encoding type I-C CRISPR-associated endonuclease Cas1c, translating to MKRLLNTLYVTSGNKYLSLDGENVVVLEEQKEIGRIPLHNLQAIITFGYTGASPALMGVCVQRNIDLSFMSGNGRFLARVTGEVKGNVTLRKQQYRISDNRDESVHIARNFILGKVYNSRWILERSARDYALRLDVETIKKKSAFLAQSMGKIRECENAEELLGLEGEAAAVYFSVFDDLILQQKDDFYFNGRNKRPPLDNVNAMLSFGYSLLAGMCGGALEAVGLDPYVGFFHTDRPGRMSLALDLMEEFRGIMVDRFVLTLINKKIMKEKYFIRKENDAVIMTDEGRKVFLSAWQSKKQETIKHPFIDEKIEWGMAPYVQSMLLARYLRGDLDEYPPFFWK from the coding sequence ATGAAAAGACTTTTAAATACGTTATATGTGACATCTGGAAATAAATATTTGTCCTTAGATGGAGAAAATGTTGTTGTATTGGAAGAACAAAAAGAAATCGGAAGAATTCCATTACATAATTTACAAGCGATAATTACATTTGGTTATACAGGAGCGAGTCCGGCGCTTATGGGAGTATGTGTACAGCGGAATATTGATTTGTCTTTTATGTCTGGAAATGGAAGATTTCTAGCTCGAGTTACAGGTGAAGTAAAAGGAAATGTTACATTAAGAAAACAACAATATAGAATTAGTGATAATCGGGATGAAAGTGTACATATAGCACGAAATTTTATTTTGGGAAAAGTATATAATTCAAGGTGGATTTTGGAGAGATCAGCAAGAGATTATGCGCTGCGTTTAGATGTGGAAACGATAAAGAAAAAGTCAGCGTTTTTAGCTCAGAGTATGGGAAAAATAAGAGAATGTGAAAATGCAGAGGAATTACTTGGACTGGAAGGAGAAGCAGCTGCGGTATATTTTTCGGTATTTGACGATTTGATTTTGCAGCAAAAAGACGATTTCTATTTCAATGGGAGAAATAAAAGACCGCCATTGGATAATGTAAATGCGATGCTGTCATTCGGATATTCTCTATTGGCTGGAATGTGCGGAGGTGCATTGGAAGCAGTAGGATTGGACCCATATGTAGGATTTTTCCATACAGACCGTCCCGGTCGAATGTCATTAGCATTAGATCTTATGGAAGAATTTAGAGGTATTATGGTGGATAGATTTGTATTGACACTGATTAATAAAAAAATTATGAAAGAAAAATATTTCATAAGAAAAGAAAATGATGCAGTTATTATGACAGATGAAGGGAGAAAAGTTTTCTTATCAGCGTGGCAATCTAAAAAACAGGAAACTATAAAACATCCTTTTATAGATGAAAAAATAGAGTGGGGAATGGCTCCTTATGTTCAAAGTATGCTATTAGCCAGATATTTGAGAGGAGATTTAGATGAGTACCCACCATTTTTCTGGAAGTAG
- the cas2 gene encoding CRISPR-associated endonuclease Cas2 gives MLVLITYDVNTQTAAGRKRLRKVAKECTNYGQRVQNSVFECQMDATKCRQVKNILENIIDKEVDSLRFYYLGEKYKNKVEHIGAKPGFDVKDTLIF, from the coding sequence ATGTTAGTTTTGATTACATATGATGTAAATACTCAAACTGCAGCAGGAAGGAAACGGTTGAGAAAGGTTGCAAAAGAATGCACTAATTACGGACAGAGAGTACAGAATTCTGTATTTGAATGTCAAATGGACGCAACCAAATGCAGACAAGTAAAAAATATATTGGAGAACATTATAGACAAAGAGGTAGATAGTCTGAGATTTTATTATCTGGGTGAAAAATATAAAAATAAAGTAGAACATATTGGTGCTAAGCCTGGTTTTGATGTTAAGGATACGTTGATATTCTAG
- a CDS encoding site-specific integrase — MAVIKNKKTGMWEVRTYYKDLTGARKQKTKRGFAKKSEALEWERNFKLKEDQSISMSFKSFVDIYLMDLEPRIKRNTFLTKKHIIETRILPYFGKRKLDDIRTSDVIQWQNKIMKLKKDNGELFSPTYLKTIHNQFSAILNHAVNMYGLKDNVARKAGTMGKEENKEMEFWTQDEFQAFLECVADKPISYYAFEMLYWTGIREGELLALTPADFNFDKKTLRINKSYQRLEGKDVITDPKTPKSNRTIVMPDFLAVEMENFISRFYGIKDGDRIFTISKSYLHHEMDRGAKLAGVKRIRIHGLRHSHISLLINLGFSALAIGERVGHEAVDITYHYAHLFPTVQTDMAAQLETEREALINVRKE; from the coding sequence ATGGCGGTTATCAAGAATAAAAAGACTGGAATGTGGGAGGTGAGAACCTATTATAAGGATTTGACCGGAGCAAGGAAACAGAAAACCAAGAGGGGATTTGCCAAGAAGAGCGAAGCCCTTGAATGGGAACGTAATTTCAAGTTGAAAGAGGATCAGAGTATCAGTATGAGCTTCAAAAGTTTTGTGGATATTTATCTGATGGATTTAGAACCAAGAATAAAACGCAATACTTTTCTGACAAAGAAGCACATTATTGAGACAAGGATACTGCCTTATTTCGGGAAACGAAAACTGGATGATATTCGAACCTCGGATGTCATCCAGTGGCAAAATAAGATTATGAAGCTGAAAAAGGATAATGGGGAGTTATTCTCCCCTACCTATCTGAAAACCATTCATAATCAGTTCAGTGCCATATTAAATCATGCAGTAAATATGTATGGTCTGAAAGATAATGTGGCACGAAAAGCCGGAACCATGGGTAAAGAAGAAAATAAGGAAATGGAGTTTTGGACGCAGGATGAATTCCAAGCATTTTTAGAGTGTGTGGCAGATAAGCCAATTTCGTATTATGCATTTGAAATGCTTTATTGGACAGGCATTCGCGAAGGTGAGCTGCTGGCTCTAACACCGGCTGATTTCAATTTTGATAAGAAAACTCTTCGGATAAATAAGTCATATCAGAGGCTGGAAGGCAAAGATGTGATTACAGACCCGAAAACACCAAAGAGTAACAGAACCATTGTCATGCCGGATTTTCTTGCTGTAGAGATGGAGAATTTTATCAGCAGATTTTATGGAATAAAGGATGGTGACAGAATTTTCACTATTTCAAAAAGTTATCTGCATCACGAGATGGACAGAGGTGCAAAGCTTGCAGGAGTGAAGAGAATACGAATTCATGGATTACGACACTCGCACATTTCATTGCTAATCAATTTAGGATTTTCTGCATTGGCAATAGGTGAAAGAGTCGGGCATGAGGCGGTTGATATCACATATCATTATGCACATTTATTTCCAACGGTGCAGACGGATATGGCAGCACAACTGGAAACGGAAAGGGAGGCACTAATTAATGTCAGAAAAGAATAG
- a CDS encoding plasmid mobilization protein, with protein sequence MSEKNRDDKNRWRNVTIAFRMSPEENEELNNRVKLSGFRTKQDYIIQSVLHQKVVATGNPLMLVQFRQNLQRIGRELERIEKASDMDGELLTPIRSMLEILDGFKEQLGTLTDMKQLTVPNEE encoded by the coding sequence ATGTCAGAAAAGAATAGAGATGATAAAAACAGATGGCGGAATGTTACAATAGCGTTCCGCATGTCACCAGAGGAAAATGAAGAACTGAATAACAGAGTGAAACTCAGCGGATTTCGTACCAAGCAGGATTATATAATCCAGAGTGTCCTTCATCAAAAGGTGGTTGCCACTGGTAATCCGCTGATGTTAGTGCAATTCCGGCAGAATCTGCAAAGAATTGGGCGCGAGCTTGAGAGGATAGAAAAGGCATCGGATATGGATGGGGAGTTACTTACTCCCATCCGTTCCATGCTGGAAATATTGGATGGTTTCAAGGAACAGCTGGGAACATTGACAGATATGAAACAGCTTACAGTACCAAATGAGGAATAA
- the cas7c gene encoding type I-C CRISPR-associated protein Cas7/Csd2: protein MSELKGKIDFTLFISANNANPNGDPLNGNRPRINMDGFGEISDVCIKRKIRNRFQDLGQKIFVQSDDRTDDAYTSLKDRADSCAELKAEMGNKKNANRDACAAIACKEWLDVRAFGQVFAFKGIPVSFGVRGPVSIHQAVSLSPIDIISMQITKSVNSESGKESKASDTMGTKHRVGFAVYKVMGSVNVQLAEKTGFSQEDAEVLKEALKTLFENDASSARPEGSMEVCKMYWWQHDEKTPAVSSGKIQRGFTIKANKEHPRKFEDYDISWDVEGCKQPEEF from the coding sequence ATGAGCGAATTAAAAGGAAAAATTGATTTTACATTATTTATCAGTGCAAACAATGCCAACCCAAACGGAGATCCATTAAATGGAAATCGTCCGCGAATTAATATGGATGGTTTTGGAGAAATTTCAGATGTATGTATTAAAAGAAAAATTAGAAATCGTTTTCAGGATCTGGGACAGAAGATTTTTGTTCAGTCAGATGACAGAACAGATGATGCTTATACCAGTTTAAAAGACCGAGCAGATAGCTGTGCGGAATTAAAAGCAGAGATGGGAAATAAGAAAAATGCAAATCGTGATGCTTGTGCAGCAATTGCATGCAAAGAATGGTTAGATGTAAGAGCTTTTGGACAAGTTTTTGCATTTAAAGGAATTCCGGTGTCTTTCGGGGTACGGGGACCTGTTTCTATTCATCAGGCAGTAAGTTTATCACCAATCGATATTATCAGTATGCAGATTACAAAAAGTGTGAATAGTGAATCCGGAAAAGAAAGTAAAGCTTCTGATACGATGGGAACAAAACACAGAGTTGGATTTGCTGTATATAAGGTAATGGGAAGTGTAAATGTACAACTTGCTGAAAAAACAGGTTTTAGTCAGGAAGATGCGGAAGTATTAAAAGAAGCATTAAAGACATTATTTGAAAATGATGCGTCTTCTGCAAGACCGGAAGGAAGTATGGAAGTTTGTAAAATGTACTGGTGGCAGCATGATGAAAAAACACCGGCAGTTTCCAGTGGTAAAATACAAAGAGGATTCACTATTAAAGCTAATAAAGAACATCCAAGAAAATTCGAGGATTACGACATCTCATGGGATGTAGAAGGATGCAAACAACCGGAGGAATTTTAA
- a CDS encoding DUF4097 family beta strand repeat-containing protein yields the protein MKSWVKAWLGAGVGCLVCGVVLTGIGVASGGNKYVKAADLNKMDGAAKKEDNEALLSKTKIDNFDSVDISMTDMNLQVVCSDDQSCYISYQASNQKKEPISYQVEDNKLTIQENRNAGKSYYHVDIGFLSEFFNREALTTDENVVTLYVPEGQKWKTAAIKMDMGNILLNDCEIENGTIQTDSGDMFFKNCDFENLKVDTDMGDLYFMGKEDVMRTWNIQVDTDMGNVKVDDVLNGKMMEDEDDYNLSYTQKGKGGKLVIQTYSGDVSLKCR from the coding sequence ATGAAAAGTTGGGTAAAAGCATGGCTTGGGGCAGGAGTAGGATGTCTTGTATGTGGTGTGGTTTTGACCGGAATCGGAGTTGCAAGCGGTGGAAACAAATATGTAAAAGCAGCTGATTTGAATAAGATGGATGGAGCTGCAAAAAAAGAAGACAACGAGGCTCTTCTTTCAAAGACAAAGATTGATAACTTTGATTCGGTAGACATTTCTATGACAGATATGAATCTGCAGGTGGTCTGTTCAGATGATCAGTCTTGTTATATTTCTTATCAGGCATCTAATCAGAAGAAAGAACCAATCAGTTATCAGGTAGAGGATAATAAATTGACGATTCAGGAAAATAGAAATGCTGGTAAGTCATATTATCATGTTGATATTGGATTTTTGTCGGAATTTTTCAATAGAGAGGCACTTACTACAGATGAAAATGTGGTAACACTTTACGTACCGGAAGGTCAGAAGTGGAAGACGGCTGCTATTAAGATGGATATGGGAAATATACTGCTGAATGATTGTGAAATCGAAAACGGAACCATTCAGACAGATTCAGGAGATATGTTCTTTAAGAATTGTGATTTTGAAAATCTGAAAGTGGATACAGATATGGGTGATCTTTATTTCATGGGAAAAGAAGATGTGATGCGTACATGGAACATTCAAGTGGATACGGATATGGGAAATGTCAAAGTGGATGATGTACTTAACGGAAAGATGATGGAAGATGAGGATGACTACAATCTTTCTTATACACAGAAAGGAAAAGGCGGCAAGCTGGTAATTCAGACATATAGTGGTGATGTCAGCCTGAAGTGCAGATAA
- a CDS encoding TnpV protein — MSEETLFEKLGVKYIEKDGIFYPLITLGGEENSKDVGKYGRMWMDYIQKEYPQRYRSLVRFGELHDKATEVNEVAYELLEDIENEWLHKHKPKQSNSFVEMYRLRTQARMIAEEVVLHDVVNCFH, encoded by the coding sequence ATGAGCGAAGAAACATTATTTGAAAAATTAGGTGTGAAATACATAGAAAAAGACGGCATATTTTATCCGTTGATTACATTAGGTGGAGAGGAGAACAGTAAAGATGTTGGTAAATATGGTCGTATGTGGATGGATTACATACAGAAGGAATATCCGCAGCGATACAGAAGTCTGGTACGATTTGGAGAATTACATGACAAAGCAACCGAAGTAAATGAAGTAGCTTATGAATTGCTGGAAGATATTGAAAATGAGTGGTTACATAAACATAAACCAAAGCAGTCGAATTCTTTTGTGGAAATGTATCGGCTACGAACTCAGGCAAGAATGATAGCAGAGGAAGTAGTTCTGCATGATGTGGTGAACTGTTTTCATTAG
- the cas4 gene encoding CRISPR-associated protein Cas4 — MYKEEDFLQLSGIQHFEFCRRQWALAYIELQWQENVRTVEGKILHENAHDASIKEKRGDLIVVRAMPIHSREMGVSGECDVVEFHKAKDGISLSGKEGFYKVVPIEYKRGKPKTDDFDILQVTAQALCLEEMLCCTIPYGYIYYGETKHRTKVEFTDEIREKVRKIFAEMHKYYEQRYTPKVKISKKCNACSLKDICLPVLNKKKSVSGYIDKIISEEEKG; from the coding sequence TTGTATAAGGAAGAAGACTTTCTTCAATTATCAGGAATTCAGCATTTTGAATTTTGCAGGAGACAATGGGCACTAGCGTATATAGAACTACAGTGGCAAGAAAATGTCAGAACAGTGGAAGGTAAGATTCTTCATGAAAATGCTCACGATGCAAGTATTAAAGAAAAAAGAGGAGATTTGATAGTTGTGAGAGCAATGCCGATTCACTCCCGGGAAATGGGAGTGAGCGGTGAATGTGATGTAGTAGAATTTCATAAAGCAAAGGATGGAATCAGTTTGTCCGGAAAAGAAGGATTTTATAAAGTAGTTCCGATAGAATATAAAAGAGGAAAACCAAAAACGGATGATTTTGATATTCTTCAAGTAACGGCACAGGCATTATGTTTAGAAGAAATGTTGTGTTGCACAATACCGTATGGCTATATTTATTATGGAGAGACGAAGCATCGTACAAAAGTAGAATTTACAGATGAAATACGAGAAAAAGTCAGAAAAATATTTGCGGAAATGCATAAGTATTACGAGCAACGTTATACTCCAAAAGTCAAAATAAGTAAAAAATGCAATGCATGCTCATTAAAAGATATTTGTCTACCTGTTTTAAATAAGAAAAAGTCAGTTTCAGGATATATTGATAAAATTATTTCAGAAGAGGAAAAAGGATGA
- a CDS encoding plasmid recombination protein: MERTISFMNGEGSIGHNTRRFIADNVDASRIKNNITLIHEDIKQAYHKLFDKALKEYNAKQKRKDRQIKSYYDKISRSKQEKLFYEVIVQIGNRDDTGVGSYSAEVATWVMKDYVKKFQFRNPQLYVIGAYIHLDEETPHLHLNFIPWVSGCKRGLETKTSLKAALATRGFVSEGKGNTEWKQWTEAEKDDLALIMSRYGIDWKKKDTHNKHLSVLNYKKQERAKEVAALEEEIEGAQVVLELKEERIESLEKEIESKRDDFRKEQSEAQKKLDDTISENQKLQSETTNLRLKNSELRLEYYENVDKLTDKQKKIEVAKKEADKWMMISDTAKLQTERAEFELEEAERLKKELLGSVDGDDYLKEHVIELRYQNQILREENHSLKDKLEKAYEFMKQFVIGGINLLEKFMEWLGEKVKDVGRGR, encoded by the coding sequence ATGGAAAGAACTATCAGTTTTATGAATGGGGAAGGTTCCATCGGGCACAACACAAGAAGATTTATAGCTGACAATGTAGATGCCAGCCGTATCAAGAATAATATCACGCTTATCCATGAGGATATTAAGCAGGCTTATCATAAATTGTTTGACAAGGCGCTTAAGGAATACAATGCAAAACAGAAACGCAAGGACAGGCAAATTAAAAGTTATTATGATAAGATTTCCCGAAGCAAGCAGGAAAAATTATTTTATGAGGTTATCGTTCAGATAGGCAATAGGGATGATACAGGAGTAGGTAGTTATTCTGCAGAGGTTGCAACATGGGTGATGAAGGATTATGTGAAAAAGTTTCAATTTCGCAATCCACAGCTTTATGTGATTGGTGCCTATATTCATCTGGATGAAGAAACGCCACATTTGCATCTGAATTTTATCCCTTGGGTATCCGGCTGCAAGAGAGGCTTGGAGACAAAGACAAGTCTTAAGGCGGCACTTGCTACCAGAGGATTTGTAAGCGAAGGCAAAGGGAACACCGAATGGAAGCAGTGGACGGAGGCAGAGAAAGATGATCTTGCTCTGATTATGAGCCGGTACGGAATTGACTGGAAAAAGAAAGATACACACAATAAGCATTTATCCGTACTGAATTATAAGAAGCAGGAGCGGGCAAAAGAAGTGGCTGCACTTGAGGAAGAGATAGAGGGTGCACAGGTTGTTCTGGAATTAAAAGAGGAACGGATTGAGTCTCTGGAAAAAGAAATTGAAAGTAAGCGAGATGATTTCAGAAAAGAACAGTCTGAGGCTCAAAAGAAGCTTGACGATACCATATCTGAAAACCAGAAATTGCAGTCGGAAACAACGAATTTACGCTTAAAGAATTCTGAATTACGGCTGGAATATTATGAGAATGTTGATAAGCTCACGGATAAACAGAAGAAAATTGAGGTGGCGAAAAAAGAGGCAGACAAATGGATGATGATATCGGATACTGCAAAATTACAGACTGAACGGGCTGAATTTGAGCTTGAGGAGGCGGAAAGACTTAAAAAGGAACTGCTGGGTTCGGTCGATGGAGATGATTATCTGAAGGAGCATGTAATAGAACTGAGGTATCAGAATCAGATATTGCGGGAGGAAAATCATAGCCTAAAGGACAAGCTGGAAAAGGCATATGAGTTTATGAAACAGTTTGTGATTGGCGGGATTAATCTGCTCGAGAAGTTTATGGAATGGCTTGGGGAAAAGGTCAAGGATGTTGGGAGAGGAAGGTGA
- a CDS encoding PadR family transcriptional regulator — protein MYFPVSALLIEYIILTVVESKDSYGYEISQTVKKAADIKESTLYPILKKLQKAGYLTTYSQEYQGRKRKYYSITEEGKAQITYLSNEWKVYKDTVDGIIEGRIRG, from the coding sequence ATGTATTTTCCAGTATCAGCATTACTGATTGAATACATAATCCTGACAGTGGTAGAAAGCAAGGATTCTTATGGATATGAGATTAGTCAGACAGTAAAGAAAGCAGCTGACATTAAAGAATCCACACTGTATCCAATATTGAAGAAACTTCAGAAAGCAGGATATCTGACAACTTATTCGCAGGAGTATCAGGGAAGAAAGAGAAAATACTATTCGATTACAGAGGAAGGAAAGGCGCAGATTACATATCTGAGCAATGAATGGAAAGTCTATAAAGATACAGTAGATGGAATTATTGAAGGGAGGATAAGAGGTTGA
- a CDS encoding DNA-binding protein, with protein sequence MENKRFLTAQDVMEMLGVSLSYSYKLIRRLNAELEADGFVIIKGRVSTQYFMKRIYGLSTDKEVG encoded by the coding sequence ATGGAGAACAAGAGGTTTTTGACAGCACAGGATGTCATGGAAATGCTGGGAGTTTCACTATCGTATTCCTATAAACTGATACGACGGCTAAATGCAGAACTTGAGGCTGATGGATTCGTGATAATAAAAGGACGTGTCAGTACACAGTATTTTATGAAGCGAATCTACGGGCTATCTACGGATAAGGAGGTGGGATAG
- a CDS encoding DUF1700 domain-containing protein, whose product MSREEYLNQLHKYLRKLPRQDYEDAMEYFAEYFQETDEEGAAELMKELGTPKEAARELMANLLDKKIEEHQNYETDGQTRAEKKGSGKHVIWIALLVLFAAPVGAPLLVALAAVVLSLVVCMLAILLCVVLFAACLIIIGGKIIVRGILAVPISMSGFAMLTGSGLLAMGAGILGVLLCIYLCKWSSMLIAKLVCKITNRKRG is encoded by the coding sequence TTGAGTAGGGAAGAATATTTGAATCAATTACATAAATATCTTCGGAAACTTCCGAGACAGGATTATGAAGATGCGATGGAATATTTTGCAGAGTATTTTCAGGAAACAGATGAGGAAGGCGCAGCAGAATTGATGAAGGAGCTGGGGACGCCGAAGGAGGCTGCCCGAGAACTGATGGCAAATCTTTTGGACAAAAAGATTGAAGAACATCAAAATTATGAGACAGACGGACAGACTAGAGCAGAAAAGAAAGGTTCCGGAAAGCATGTGATATGGATCGCATTGCTGGTGTTATTTGCGGCACCGGTGGGAGCTCCGCTTCTGGTAGCACTTGCTGCAGTTGTATTATCATTAGTTGTGTGCATGCTTGCCATATTATTATGTGTAGTTTTGTTTGCAGCGTGTCTGATAATTATTGGAGGTAAGATTATTGTCCGTGGTATACTGGCAGTTCCAATTTCTATGAGCGGTTTTGCAATGCTTACAGGAAGTGGACTGCTGGCTATGGGAGCAGGTATTCTAGGGGTCTTATTATGTATATATCTGTGTAAATGGAGCAGTATGCTGATTGCAAAACTGGTGTGCAAAATTACAAACAGAAAGAGAGGTTAG